From a region of the Triticum aestivum cultivar Chinese Spring chromosome 7D, IWGSC CS RefSeq v2.1, whole genome shotgun sequence genome:
- the LOC123164444 gene encoding uncharacterized protein isoform X2 — MSLFTVYDPSMPLQFCCLSTHIVLYVYMLSMLSEAHVTKMEYGKMRKLTDCIFVGINALVHVDVIFTRINALVHVDIIDIIFIGTDSSRLLCRAGDAACFELLLLLPTSSPPGGDLDQVGRLSAAVPGAAWEGAAIWTWGCRSEAVPPPASRSSI, encoded by the exons ATGAGCTTGTTCACTGTGTATGATCCATCCATGCCCCTTCAGTTTTGTTGTTTGTCAACACACATTGTACTGTATGTTTACATGCTGTCAATGCTCAGTGAG GCTCATGTTACCAAGATGGAGTACG GGAAGATGAGGAAGCTCACCGACTGCATCTTCGTCGGCATCAATGCCCTCGTGCATGTCGATGTCATCTTCACCAGGATCAATGCTCTCGTGCATGTCGATATCATCGATATCATCTTCATCGGGACCGACTCCTCCAG GTTGTTGTGTCGTGCTGGAGATGCTGCCTGCTTcgagctgttgctgttgctgcctACTTCAAGCCCTCCAG GAGGCGATCTGGACCAAGTGGGGAGGCTATCTGCAGCAGTACCTGGAGCTGCATGGGAGGGCGCGGCGATCTGGACCTGGGGCTGCCGATCTGAAGCAGTACCCCCTCCGGCGAGCAGATCCTCGATCTGA
- the LOC123170118 gene encoding chloroplast envelope quinone oxidoreductase homolog yields the protein MATPTTTTPAKMRAVLYDACGGGAPSLKHVEVPVPSAKKNEVLLKLQAATVNPLDWKIQRGDLRPLLPRRLHFIPVTDVAGVVVDVGPGVNGLTAGDQVVAKLNSLNGGGLAEYAVASANLTVKRPAQVSAAEGAGLPIAAGTALEALRSIGAKFDGTGKPLNVLITAASGGVGLYAVQLAKLANLHVTATCGARNMDLVKSLGADEVMDYRTPEGATLRSPSGRKYDGVVHCAVGVSWSSFRPLLSDAGRVIDITPNFSAILTYVLHRVTFSKKRLVPQLLLSLNKADLEFLVGLLEEDKLKTVIDSRFPLSDAGKAWQSSIDGHATGKIVVEMES from the exons ATGGCCACCCCAACGACGACGACGCCGGCGAAGATGCGGGCCGTGCTTTACGACGCCTGCGGCGGAGGCGCCCCCAGCCTCAAG CATGTAGAAGTCCCCGTCCCTTCAGCAAAGAAGAATGAGGTCCTGTTGAAACTACAAGCTGCAACCGTCAATCCACTTGACTGGAAGATACAGAGAGGGGACTTGCGGCCTCTGCTGCCTCGTAGACTGCATTTTATTCCAG TGACTGATGTCGCAGGAGTAGTTGTTGATGTTGGTCCTGGAGTGAATGGTCTCACAGCGGGCGATCAAGTTGTTGCCAAGTTGAACTCTCTT AATGGAGGTGGACTTGCAGAGTACGCGGTAGCATCCGCAAACCTGACTGTCAAAAGGCCAGCTCAGGTTTCTGCAGCTGAGGGTGCCGGCCTTCCCATTGCTGCAGGCACTGCGCTCGAGGCGCTGAGGTCCATTGGTGCCAAGTTTGACGGCACCGGCAAGCCTCTGAACGTGTTGATCACCGCTGCCTCCGGTGGCGTGGGCCTGTACGCGGTGCAGCTTGCAAAGCTGGCGAACCTTCATGTTACCGCCACCTGCGGCGCCCGCAACATGGATCTTGTGAAGAGCTTGGGCGCGGACGAGGTGATGGACTACAGGACCCCAGAGGGAGCGACCCTGCGGAGCCCCTCCGGCCGGAAGTACGATGGCGTGGTTCACTGCGCCGTCGGTGTCAGCTGGTCGTCTTTCCGGCCGTTGCTGAGTGACGCCGGGAGAGTGATAGACATCACCCCGAACTTCTCAGCCATCCTCACATATGTGCTGCACAGGGTGACATTCTCCAAGAAGCGCCTCGTGCCCCAGCTGCTCCTGTCGCTCAACAAGGCGGACCTGGAGTTCTTGGTCGGGTTGCTCGAGGAAGACAAGCTGAAGACGGTGATCGACTCGAGGTTCCCGTTGAGCGACGCAGGCAAGGCGTGGCAGAGCAGTATCGATGGCCATGCCACTGGCAAGATTGTCGTGGAGATGGAGAGCTGA